From a single Chloracidobacterium thermophilum B genomic region:
- a CDS encoding ATP-binding protein — protein sequence MTRFLTSIEHWDKQADVLARAFLRLIGKARPGKVAFVRDAPPDVIRRLACDLRFQQILKAQHWQVYGVADREDKYDNTITSDQAVALREKKGPALLLLVDRQKAGPGMDGVYSACLEIKEEKLFERACDEAVQSVESTTYRKWLRRLLKETSQRQQHRSPWFRFDFLARSAEDPHAWGKSLWLLGLWPVVGFPIHSKTDEQRALACLEESARLVAEVLDVRDPLLSIAERLARAQVRTKTEADALALQQFLETKRHETTEELLRALSEHPHFWLGAIELASAATSLSAIELSPWRTKHGTAPFKWSGLVADEQEKDPVWVISPDDDDGQLQVKWKTMPPDLPEGSVQYQLSIVAEDGQVLAEKHVSHRGKKEEAATFTPDELTDDTGQLYVRARVRLTAEDGQVRIEQETEPFIIRYGDLPPDATSARSFPRVRTLSEGLVQLDELEQATAACTSPEMAFVGGYVTLSVRQGRGFRLDHPRLFAEIAPRWKGDIVRWRLKVRTSGRWQAADLCPVPVLPGEEISVGLWQRTQAATEALSELCRRVSMSGLCYVVGTPQAKLIEDYLDAWCELMAVGRPELALVGTVEVRDGQDNVRGLIVLPTHPLRLAWQAAYDDLLFELRFRQGATLKGRKHDLSYLSGAWFPGWLPGVDGVRAFVFADTLGFQAVAMTPEADPEPKATVALLAQVLDNGEKEGLESLYDRSADLLGEEIMVYAAGHPDQKLLHVHALRAGDARVVVRALGRLHQTAPATATQTNTEDDAETEADKPPAFVLELYAASAGTPTTGQFLHRLLARSRHRGANHLSQEDRWVSGVTRYEPEGVNQPNLQWVQRMKSLPETPAHLGVVFDLFTSQVTVVDEKAMGPARRPPAALYGLLAGLHRVYHPDPTPRWTAFLPDCGRATDHPADARHTARLKSLQASLDALLAKHLGGETGGVALQTTLSEERQLELRRMHEQCDWVLILDHFAGVEYFDHPYVHGEVYEAHVLDCVPERDDLADLRLVASTALVEEVQELLAELIRQAGGDPSPEAARFFLARLREISGRLPIRLAGARPPAKELLAVAWAAAHCRNATADDPCWVSLRKGILVPLDDLTDVLGEPPRAKQPADPSTPHERRADFLYTFCHPQGTLAVRFIEVKYRQNLENFSPEQVNVLLDDIRRQVEATQRQFREQYLDGSAPLSLRALRQARLVRVLRSYLDKARRHNLEPESYAAIAAELDRILHAAGDYRFLVEEGEHRGWVCSPDCQAVKPVELSWAGWPVRTFRFGLHLPTQDDHPISIQKPKESETPERTPDDGSGELSGGSANAAQNGETDDQVTRPDKEAEGEPPPEPDILLGKTNHGADVHWKLTIRGNPHLLVVGLPGMGKTTCLLNLCVQMYPYGVCPVVFSYHQDFDEKLQARIPQVDFLNVGQLSFNPLEVPNPTHPRTYVDVAGAVRDLFAAMYPDLGDLQLGAIRQSLVDSFRECGWDDQRAGQTPHFGRFVEIVRQRAVKDAALKRLLVRLTELEDYGFFQTLSGEVARDLWQRRVPVVVCLHREQSELVQRAFAMLVFYKLYRDMFRRGLQSRITHAVIFDEAHRAQQLRLIPTMAKECRKYGISLVLASQEARDFHESVFSAIAHQLVLRVNEADAKALARNMATAAEQRTVMDRLKSLPKFQALYFSEGEPVRHVRLLADGA from the coding sequence ATGACGCGGTTCCTGACCAGCATTGAACACTGGGACAAGCAAGCTGATGTGCTGGCCAGAGCTTTTTTGCGGCTGATTGGCAAGGCGCGTCCCGGCAAGGTGGCCTTTGTACGGGATGCCCCACCGGATGTCATCCGCCGGCTGGCTTGCGACCTCCGCTTTCAGCAAATTCTGAAAGCACAGCACTGGCAGGTTTACGGGGTTGCTGACCGGGAAGACAAGTACGACAACACCATTACTTCTGACCAGGCTGTAGCACTGCGGGAAAAGAAAGGTCCGGCACTGTTGCTGCTTGTTGACCGTCAGAAAGCCGGCCCTGGTATGGACGGGGTCTATAGTGCATGCCTAGAAATCAAGGAAGAAAAACTCTTTGAGCGGGCCTGTGATGAGGCTGTACAGAGTGTCGAATCAACCACCTACCGAAAATGGCTGCGCCGTCTGCTCAAAGAGACAAGCCAGCGGCAGCAACATCGCTCACCTTGGTTTCGGTTTGACTTTCTGGCGCGAAGCGCCGAGGACCCTCATGCCTGGGGCAAGTCCTTATGGTTGCTTGGGCTATGGCCCGTGGTTGGCTTTCCTATCCACAGCAAAACAGACGAGCAGAGAGCACTAGCGTGCCTAGAGGAGTCAGCCCGGCTAGTTGCTGAGGTGCTTGATGTAAGAGACCCGCTTCTGTCGATTGCAGAACGTTTGGCGCGGGCCCAGGTGCGGACAAAAACCGAAGCCGACGCTCTGGCGCTCCAACAATTCCTGGAAACCAAACGGCACGAAACGACGGAAGAGCTGCTCAGGGCGTTGTCCGAACATCCACACTTCTGGTTGGGCGCAATCGAACTTGCCTCAGCTGCGACCAGCCTGAGTGCAATTGAACTTAGTCCCTGGCGCACCAAGCACGGCACTGCTCCCTTCAAATGGTCGGGACTCGTTGCGGACGAACAGGAAAAAGACCCCGTGTGGGTCATCAGCCCGGATGATGATGACGGACAGCTTCAGGTCAAATGGAAAACCATGCCGCCAGACCTGCCGGAAGGCAGCGTGCAGTATCAACTGTCCATCGTGGCCGAAGACGGCCAGGTGCTGGCCGAAAAACATGTTTCGCATCGCGGCAAAAAGGAAGAAGCTGCTACCTTTACCCCAGATGAGTTGACAGACGATACCGGGCAGCTCTACGTCCGGGCGCGGGTACGCCTCACGGCTGAAGACGGTCAGGTACGGATTGAACAGGAAACCGAGCCGTTCATCATCCGTTATGGCGATCTTCCGCCCGATGCGACAAGTGCACGGTCATTTCCCCGGGTGCGGACGCTCAGTGAGGGCCTGGTGCAACTGGATGAACTAGAACAGGCCACCGCCGCCTGTACCTCCCCGGAAATGGCATTTGTGGGTGGGTATGTGACTTTGTCTGTCCGCCAGGGACGTGGGTTTCGTCTTGACCATCCAAGGTTGTTTGCCGAAATCGCCCCACGCTGGAAGGGAGACATCGTACGGTGGCGGCTCAAAGTCCGCACTTCAGGGCGCTGGCAGGCTGCCGACCTGTGTCCTGTACCCGTGCTGCCCGGTGAGGAAATATCGGTTGGTCTCTGGCAGCGCACGCAGGCAGCCACCGAAGCCCTGTCCGAGCTATGCCGCCGGGTCAGCATGAGTGGCCTGTGTTATGTCGTCGGCACGCCCCAGGCAAAGCTGATCGAAGATTACCTTGACGCCTGGTGCGAACTGATGGCGGTTGGCCGCCCGGAGTTGGCGCTGGTAGGGACGGTTGAAGTCCGTGACGGACAGGACAACGTCCGTGGGCTGATCGTGTTGCCCACCCATCCGCTGCGGCTGGCCTGGCAGGCCGCCTACGATGACCTGCTGTTTGAGCTGCGTTTCAGGCAGGGTGCAACGCTCAAAGGACGTAAGCACGACCTGAGTTATCTGAGTGGCGCCTGGTTTCCGGGTTGGTTGCCGGGTGTGGACGGCGTGCGCGCCTTCGTCTTTGCCGATACCCTGGGTTTTCAGGCCGTGGCCATGACGCCCGAAGCCGACCCCGAACCGAAGGCAACGGTGGCGCTGCTGGCGCAGGTGCTGGACAACGGTGAAAAAGAAGGCCTGGAATCCCTGTATGACCGGAGCGCCGACCTGCTCGGTGAAGAAATCATGGTCTATGCTGCCGGACATCCTGACCAAAAGCTGCTACATGTCCACGCCTTGCGCGCAGGCGATGCCAGGGTGGTTGTCCGGGCGCTAGGCCGGTTGCATCAGACGGCTCCGGCAACAGCCACCCAAACCAATACCGAAGACGACGCTGAAACAGAAGCCGACAAACCACCGGCTTTTGTGCTGGAGTTGTATGCGGCATCCGCCGGTACGCCTACGACGGGGCAGTTTCTGCATCGCCTTCTGGCACGCTCCCGTCACCGGGGCGCAAACCATCTTTCCCAGGAAGACCGCTGGGTGAGTGGTGTGACCCGTTATGAGCCGGAGGGCGTTAACCAGCCTAACTTGCAGTGGGTACAACGGATGAAGTCACTCCCGGAGACGCCCGCTCACTTGGGGGTTGTATTTGACCTCTTTACTTCGCAGGTCACGGTTGTGGACGAGAAGGCAATGGGTCCGGCTCGTCGCCCACCGGCGGCGCTGTACGGCCTGCTGGCAGGTCTGCATCGCGTGTACCATCCTGACCCTACGCCCCGATGGACAGCCTTCCTGCCTGATTGTGGTCGCGCAACCGATCATCCCGCCGATGCGCGACACACGGCGCGGCTGAAAAGTCTCCAAGCCAGCCTGGATGCCCTGCTGGCAAAGCATCTGGGAGGGGAAACAGGCGGAGTGGCGCTGCAAACGACGCTTTCGGAAGAACGCCAGCTTGAGCTGCGCCGGATGCATGAGCAGTGTGACTGGGTGCTGATCCTCGACCATTTCGCCGGCGTGGAATACTTCGACCATCCCTACGTCCACGGCGAGGTCTATGAAGCCCACGTTCTGGACTGTGTGCCCGAACGGGATGATCTGGCCGATCTGCGGCTGGTGGCTTCCACGGCGCTGGTGGAAGAAGTCCAGGAACTTCTCGCCGAACTCATCAGACAGGCCGGCGGCGACCCCAGCCCGGAAGCAGCCCGGTTCTTTCTGGCGCGGCTTAGGGAAATCAGTGGCCGTTTGCCAATTCGGCTGGCGGGAGCGCGGCCTCCTGCTAAAGAACTGCTCGCCGTAGCTTGGGCGGCGGCGCATTGCCGGAACGCCACTGCGGATGACCCCTGCTGGGTTTCGCTGCGCAAGGGCATCCTCGTGCCCCTCGATGACCTCACCGATGTGCTCGGAGAACCGCCACGGGCAAAACAACCAGCCGACCCCTCCACGCCACATGAGCGCCGTGCCGACTTCCTCTATACCTTTTGCCATCCGCAGGGGACGCTGGCCGTGCGTTTCATCGAGGTCAAGTATCGCCAAAACCTGGAGAACTTTTCGCCTGAGCAGGTCAATGTCCTGCTCGACGACATTCGCCGCCAGGTTGAAGCCACACAGAGGCAGTTTCGTGAACAGTATCTGGACGGGTCCGCGCCACTTTCCCTGCGTGCCCTGCGGCAGGCGCGGCTCGTGCGTGTGCTGCGTTCCTATCTGGACAAGGCACGGCGCCACAACCTTGAACCGGAAAGCTACGCGGCGATCGCGGCCGAACTCGACCGCATCCTGCACGCAGCCGGCGATTACCGGTTTCTGGTGGAAGAAGGTGAGCATCGCGGGTGGGTGTGTTCTCCAGACTGTCAGGCGGTGAAGCCGGTGGAGCTGTCCTGGGCTGGCTGGCCCGTCAGAACATTTCGTTTCGGCCTTCACCTGCCGACCCAGGATGACCACCCCATTTCCATTCAGAAACCAAAGGAAAGTGAAACACCAGAGCGCACCCCGGACGACGGCTCCGGTGAGTTGTCAGGCGGCTCAGCCAATGCCGCACAGAATGGTGAAACCGACGACCAGGTGACCCGACCGGACAAAGAGGCGGAGGGAGAGCCGCCGCCGGAGCCGGACATCCTTCTGGGGAAGACGAACCATGGCGCGGACGTTCACTGGAAACTCACCATTCGGGGCAATCCCCACCTGCTTGTCGTTGGACTGCCCGGCATGGGCAAAACCACCTGTCTGCTCAACCTGTGCGTCCAGATGTATCCGTACGGTGTGTGCCCGGTGGTGTTTTCCTACCACCAGGATTTTGATGAGAAGCTTCAGGCGCGCATCCCGCAGGTGGATTTCCTCAACGTCGGACAGCTCAGCTTCAACCCGCTGGAGGTTCCGAACCCAACCCATCCCCGGACTTACGTGGATGTGGCCGGTGCTGTCCGCGACCTTTTTGCGGCGATGTACCCGGACCTGGGCGACCTTCAGCTTGGAGCCATCCGCCAGTCCCTGGTGGACAGCTTCCGGGAATGCGGCTGGGACGATCAGCGCGCCGGACAGACGCCACACTTTGGACGTTTTGTTGAGATCGTGCGCCAGCGGGCGGTCAAGGATGCCGCCCTGAAGCGGTTGCTGGTGCGCCTGACCGAGTTGGAAGACTATGGGTTTTTCCAGACCCTCTCCGGTGAAGTGGCACGCGATCTGTGGCAGCGCAGGGTGCCGGTTGTGGTCTGTCTGCACCGTGAGCAGAGTGAGTTGGTTCAGCGCGCCTTTGCCATGCTGGTGTTTTACAAGCTCTACCGGGATATGTTCCGGCGTGGGCTTCAGTCCCGGATCACGCATGCCGTCATTTTTGACGAAGCCCACCGCGCCCAACAGCTCAGGCTGATTCCGACCATGGCCAAGGAATGTCGCAAGTACGGCATTTCGCTGGTGCTCGCTTCGCAGGAAGCGCGGGATTTTCACGAAAGCGTCTTTTCGGCCATAGCGCACCAGTTGGTGCTGCGCGTTAATGAAGCTGACGCCAAAGCGCTGGCCCGGAACATGGCCACGGCCGCCGAGCAGCGGACGGTGATGGACCGCCTCAAGTCGCTGCCGAAGTTTCAGGCGCTGTACTTCAGTGAAGGGGAGCCTGTGCGCCACGTCCGGTTGCTGGCTGACGGTGCATAA